A region from the Bacillus sp. (in: firmicutes) genome encodes:
- the secA gene encoding preprotein translocase subunit SecA — translation MLGILNKVFDPNKREINRLEKIANQIDALSSDMERLTDEQLREKTTEFKKRYEQGESLDDLLVEAFAVVREASRRVLGLYPYKVQLMGGIALHEGNIAEMKTGEGKTLTATMPVYLNALTGKGVHVVTVNEYLASRDATEMGRLYEFLGLTVGLNASGLSKEEKKKAYEADITYGTNNEFGFDYLRDNMVLYKEHKVQRPLHFAIIDEVDSILIDEARTPLIISGTAQKSTQLYLQANAFVRTLKKDVDYTYDEKTKGVQLTEEGINKAEKYFGIDNLFDITHVTINHHINQALKAHVSMHRDVDYVVQDGEIVIVDQFTGRLMKGRRYSDGLHQAIEAKEGLEIQNESMTMATITFQNYFRMYEKLAGMTGTAKTEEEEFRNIYNMKVVVIPTNKPVIRDDRPDLIYATMEGKFKAVVEDIVERHKKGQPVLVGTVSIETSELLSKMLTKRGIRHNVLNAKNHEREAEIIAQAGQKGAVTIATNMAGRGTDIKLGEGVKELGGLAVIGTERHESRRIDNQLRGRSGRQGDPGVTQFYLSMEDELMRRFGSDNMKAMMQRLGMDDSQPIQSKMVTRAVESAQKRVEGNNFDARKQLLQYDDVLRQQREIIYKQRDEVLEAENLRDIVENMIKSVVERTVHSHMATQDDEEVNLQGIIDYVNANLLPEGDITVQDLEGKDAEEIIDLILEKVKVRYDEKEEILGERMREFEKVIVLRAVDTKWIDHIDAMDHLRQGIHLRAYGQIDPLREYQNEGFAMFENMVAAIEEDVAKYVMKAEIQNNLKRQEVAKGHAVNPKEDGGNVKRKPIRKQTNVGRNDPCPCGSGKKYKHCHGKLA, via the coding sequence TTTGCTGTTGTTCGGGAAGCGTCTCGTCGGGTGTTAGGCTTGTATCCATATAAAGTGCAGCTGATGGGTGGTATTGCCCTTCATGAAGGAAATATCGCCGAAATGAAAACGGGTGAAGGTAAAACTCTGACAGCGACGATGCCGGTGTACTTGAACGCCCTTACTGGAAAAGGGGTTCACGTCGTGACGGTGAACGAATACTTAGCGAGCCGTGACGCAACTGAAATGGGCCGTCTGTACGAATTTTTAGGCTTAACCGTTGGCCTCAATGCTAGTGGCTTATCTAAAGAAGAAAAGAAAAAAGCATACGAAGCGGATATTACCTACGGAACGAATAACGAATTTGGCTTCGACTATTTACGGGACAACATGGTGCTTTATAAAGAACATAAAGTACAGCGTCCGCTTCATTTTGCTATCATTGACGAGGTTGACTCCATCCTAATCGACGAAGCACGTACACCGCTCATTATTTCTGGTACGGCTCAAAAATCGACACAGCTTTATCTACAGGCAAATGCGTTTGTACGCACGCTGAAAAAAGACGTCGATTACACGTACGATGAGAAAACAAAAGGTGTTCAGCTGACCGAAGAAGGGATTAATAAAGCAGAAAAATACTTCGGTATCGACAACTTGTTTGACATCACGCATGTTACGATCAACCATCATATTAACCAAGCGTTAAAAGCCCATGTAAGTATGCATCGCGATGTCGATTACGTTGTCCAAGACGGCGAAATCGTCATTGTTGACCAATTTACAGGTCGCTTAATGAAAGGGCGTCGTTATAGCGACGGTCTTCATCAAGCGATTGAAGCTAAAGAAGGATTAGAAATCCAAAACGAAAGCATGACGATGGCGACGATTACGTTCCAAAACTACTTCCGTATGTATGAAAAACTAGCCGGTATGACAGGTACGGCCAAAACGGAAGAAGAAGAGTTCCGGAACATTTACAACATGAAAGTTGTCGTCATTCCAACTAACAAACCAGTCATTCGTGACGACCGTCCGGATTTAATATACGCAACAATGGAAGGTAAGTTTAAAGCGGTCGTGGAAGATATCGTTGAGCGTCATAAAAAAGGACAACCGGTGCTCGTTGGTACGGTTTCGATTGAAACTTCGGAATTACTATCGAAAATGTTAACGAAACGTGGTATCCGGCATAATGTATTAAATGCGAAAAACCACGAGCGTGAGGCGGAAATTATCGCCCAAGCTGGTCAAAAAGGTGCGGTGACGATTGCAACTAACATGGCTGGTCGTGGTACGGATATTAAATTAGGTGAAGGTGTAAAAGAACTTGGCGGATTAGCCGTCATTGGTACGGAACGCCACGAGTCTCGCCGTATTGATAATCAGTTGCGCGGTCGTTCGGGTCGTCAAGGAGATCCGGGTGTGACACAATTTTACTTGTCCATGGAAGACGAGTTAATGCGCCGCTTCGGTTCTGACAATATGAAAGCGATGATGCAACGTCTTGGTATGGATGACTCCCAGCCAATCCAAAGTAAAATGGTGACACGCGCGGTGGAATCAGCGCAAAAACGGGTAGAAGGTAACAACTTCGACGCCCGGAAGCAGCTGCTCCAATACGACGATGTCCTTCGTCAACAGCGTGAAATCATTTATAAACAGCGCGACGAAGTGTTAGAAGCGGAAAACCTTCGCGACATCGTAGAAAATATGATTAAATCGGTCGTGGAGCGTACGGTTCATTCACATATGGCGACGCAAGACGATGAAGAAGTAAATCTTCAAGGAATTATTGATTACGTCAACGCGAACCTACTTCCTGAAGGAGACATTACCGTCCAAGACCTTGAAGGAAAAGATGCGGAGGAAATCATTGACCTCATTTTAGAAAAAGTAAAAGTTCGTTACGATGAAAAAGAAGAAATTTTAGGCGAAAGAATGCGCGAGTTTGAAAAAGTCATCGTTCTTCGAGCGGTCGATACGAAATGGATTGACCATATCGATGCGATGGATCACTTACGTCAAGGTATTCACCTGCGCGCGTACGGTCAAATCGATCCGCTTCGTGAATACCAAAACGAAGGTTTTGCCATGTTCGAAAATATGGTTGCTGCTATTGAAGAAGATGTGGCAAAATACGTAATGAAAGCTGAAATCCAAAATAACTTAAAACGCCAAGAAGTCGCGAAAGGGCATGCGGTGAATCCGAAAGAAGACGGCGGTAATGTGAAGCGGAAGCCAATTCGTAAACAAACGAACGTTGGACGCAACGACCCTTGCCCGTGCGGAAGCGGGAAAAAATACAAACATTGTCATGGTAAACTAGCGTAA
- the ftsE gene encoding cell division ATP-binding protein FtsE, protein MIEMQDVYKQYPNGIMAANGFNVSIKQGEFVYVVGPSGAGKSTFIKMMYREEKPTRGTIMVNGVNLTKLKENRVPFFRRNIGVVFQDFKLLPTLTVFENVAFAMEVIEENPKNIKKRVLEVLDLVGLKHKARMLPSELSGGEQQRVSIARSIVNMPKVVIADEPTGNLDPETSWEIMNIFQEINDRGTTIVMATHNKEIVNTIRHRVIAIENGRIVRDEQRGDYGYEN, encoded by the coding sequence ATGATAGAAATGCAAGATGTATATAAACAATACCCTAATGGAATTATGGCTGCAAATGGCTTTAATGTATCCATTAAACAAGGGGAATTTGTTTATGTCGTTGGCCCCAGTGGTGCTGGAAAGTCAACGTTTATCAAAATGATGTATCGTGAAGAAAAACCAACAAGAGGCACCATTATGGTGAATGGTGTCAATTTGACCAAGCTAAAAGAAAACCGTGTTCCATTTTTCCGTCGGAATATAGGGGTTGTTTTCCAAGACTTTAAACTTTTGCCGACATTAACGGTGTTTGAAAATGTCGCGTTTGCCATGGAAGTTATTGAAGAAAATCCAAAGAATATTAAAAAACGTGTCTTAGAAGTTCTTGATTTAGTCGGTTTAAAGCATAAAGCGCGTATGTTGCCATCAGAGCTATCCGGTGGTGAACAACAACGGGTGTCAATTGCTCGTTCGATCGTCAATATGCCGAAGGTGGTCATCGCGGACGAGCCTACCGGGAACTTAGACCCGGAAACATCGTGGGAAATCATGAACATTTTTCAAGAAATTAATGACCGCGGAACAACCATTGTCATGGCCACACACAACAAAGAAATCGTGAACACGATTCGTCATCGGGTTATTGCCATAGAAAACGGGCGCATTGTTCGCGATGAGCAGCGGGGGGATTACGGCTATGAAAATTAG
- a CDS encoding peptidoglycan DD-metalloendopeptidase family protein, giving the protein MMASHQEAFASKLSDLKSQKKQIESKESEVEKNIKEKEDQISHLQQEQQQLEAEIKRIDLAISDTTKKIHEKEVQIDETKAEIERLKQEIEVLKNRINERNDLLKNRARSMQESGGLISYIDVLLGAESFSDFIDRVSAIATIMEADNQIIEQHKQDKADLEAKKAEVTNKLNELENMRAELENMKAQFETQKAEKDKLVKQLQKEEQQLEHQKMELEEEKEILAAQKSAVQKAIELEKKRLEELAKQQQQSSGSSGTSGTPPVTPGLFMRPSEGYVSSNFGHRWGSFHYGVDIAKSGTVPIVAAADGVVLRSYYSSSYGEVIFITHSINGKIYTTVYAHLSSRLVGTGAVVSKGQKIGYMGNSGHSFGQHLHFEIHEGEWNASKSNAVDPRKYINF; this is encoded by the coding sequence ATGATGGCTAGTCATCAGGAGGCTTTTGCCTCTAAACTATCAGACTTAAAATCTCAAAAAAAGCAAATCGAAAGTAAAGAATCAGAAGTCGAGAAAAATATTAAAGAAAAAGAAGATCAAATTTCCCACCTTCAACAAGAACAACAACAGCTTGAAGCAGAAATTAAACGTATTGACCTAGCAATCTCGGATACGACTAAAAAGATCCATGAAAAAGAAGTTCAAATCGATGAAACAAAAGCAGAAATTGAACGGTTAAAGCAAGAAATTGAAGTATTAAAGAATCGGATAAATGAACGAAATGACTTGTTAAAAAACCGTGCTCGTTCAATGCAAGAATCAGGTGGTTTAATTAGTTACATAGATGTCCTTTTAGGTGCAGAGAGCTTTAGTGATTTTATTGACCGCGTTAGTGCGATTGCTACCATTATGGAAGCTGACAATCAGATTATTGAACAGCATAAACAAGATAAAGCGGATTTAGAAGCGAAGAAAGCAGAAGTAACGAACAAATTAAATGAACTTGAAAACATGCGTGCCGAATTAGAAAATATGAAAGCTCAATTCGAGACGCAAAAAGCCGAAAAGGACAAGCTAGTAAAACAGCTTCAAAAAGAAGAACAACAACTAGAGCATCAAAAAATGGAACTTGAAGAAGAAAAAGAAATATTAGCTGCTCAAAAATCGGCTGTCCAAAAAGCGATTGAGTTAGAAAAGAAACGCCTTGAAGAATTAGCTAAACAACAACAGCAATCCAGTGGATCTAGTGGAACCAGTGGAACACCACCAGTGACGCCTGGCTTGTTTATGCGTCCATCAGAAGGGTACGTTTCTTCTAACTTTGGTCACCGTTGGGGAAGCTTCCACTATGGGGTTGATATTGCGAAAAGTGGTACTGTTCCAATTGTAGCGGCAGCAGATGGGGTTGTGCTTCGTTCCTATTATTCTAGTAGCTACGGAGAGGTTATTTTTATCACGCATTCGATTAATGGAAAAATTTATACAACGGTCTATGCACACTTATCTAGCCGTCTAGTCGGAACAGGAGCCGTCGTATCTAAAGGGCAAAAAATTGGGTACATGGGTAACTCCGGCCATTCCTTTGGCCAACACTTACACTTTGAGATTCACGAAGGTGAATGGAACGCTTCGAAATCAAATGCGGTAGATCCGCGGAAATATATTAATTTCTAA
- a CDS encoding cytochrome c, with translation MKKKLLGFMLGTSLVFGLAACGGGQDEGTTSDGTTETTSVGDAQKIYNQKCSSCHGGNLEGGFGPALEKIGAKLSKDEILNVINNGKGSMPPGIINDDEAEAVAEWLANNK, from the coding sequence ATGAAGAAAAAGCTACTAGGATTCATGTTAGGTACATCCCTTGTCTTCGGTCTTGCTGCATGTGGTGGGGGTCAAGACGAAGGAACAACATCCGATGGAACCACTGAAACTACAAGTGTGGGGGATGCTCAAAAAATTTATAATCAAAAATGTTCCAGCTGTCACGGTGGAAACCTAGAAGGTGGTTTCGGCCCAGCTCTTGAAAAAATTGGAGCAAAATTAAGTAAAGATGAAATTTTAAACGTTATTAACAACGGTAAAGGGTCTATGCCACCAGGAATTATTAATGACGATGAAGCTGAAGCTGTGGCGGAATGGTTAGCGAATAATAAATAA
- a CDS encoding diacylglycerol kinase family lipid kinase — protein sequence MYYFIVNKTSGNGKGLRVWKKIEKLLQEKQVDYQVRFTERPKHAVEIAKMVSSEKCDAVVAIGGDGTVHDVANGLIDSNIPLGVIPAGSGNDFARALEIPMDYNKALERILMGKQRKIDIGRIGSEYCITVTGIGFDGNVAHVNNTAKYKKWLNSIRLGELSYGLSFLHVLLKYRPVNIELKIDGKSLVFFNVWLIAIANIPNYGGGIRICPDACYHDGLFDICIVHNMTKWNLLLTFPRAFKGKHVLHPGVTMIKGKHVEVTSKLPVIVQSDGEPLTETPVNITIQKEALLII from the coding sequence ATGTATTATTTTATCGTCAATAAAACCTCTGGTAACGGTAAAGGACTAAGAGTTTGGAAAAAGATCGAAAAATTGCTTCAAGAGAAACAGGTAGATTATCAAGTGCGGTTTACCGAGCGTCCAAAACATGCAGTAGAAATCGCTAAAATGGTATCCTCTGAAAAATGTGATGCTGTTGTTGCTATAGGCGGAGATGGTACAGTCCATGATGTTGCAAACGGGTTAATTGATTCCAATATTCCTTTAGGTGTTATTCCCGCAGGATCAGGAAATGATTTTGCAAGAGCCCTAGAGATACCAATGGACTATAATAAGGCCTTAGAACGTATTTTAATGGGAAAGCAAAGAAAAATAGATATCGGAAGAATTGGTAGCGAATACTGCATCACTGTAACGGGGATTGGTTTTGACGGTAACGTCGCCCATGTAAATAATACTGCTAAATATAAAAAGTGGTTGAATTCCATTCGATTAGGTGAGCTTTCGTACGGTCTTAGTTTCTTGCATGTTTTATTAAAATATCGTCCTGTTAACATTGAATTAAAGATTGATGGGAAAAGCCTAGTATTTTTTAATGTATGGTTAATTGCCATTGCCAATATCCCTAATTACGGCGGAGGCATTAGAATATGCCCAGATGCTTGTTATCATGATGGGCTTTTTGACATTTGTATTGTACACAACATGACGAAATGGAATCTGTTACTCACTTTTCCAAGAGCGTTTAAAGGCAAACATGTTTTACATCCTGGTGTAACTATGATCAAAGGAAAACATGTAGAAGTTACGTCTAAATTACCGGTGATTGTACAAAGCGACGGAGAGCCCCTTACGGAAACACCAGTGAATATAACCATTCAGAAAGAGGCATTACTGATCATTTAA
- the prfB gene encoding peptide chain release factor 2 (programmed frameshift) has protein sequence MELFEIKNELEKTAKRLADFRGSLDLDTKEARIAELEQIMVAPDFWNDQQKAQSIISEANGLKDLVNEYKDLSETQENLELTYELVKEESDEELKAELESELKELIKRLNKFELQLLLSEPYDKNNAILELHPGAGGTESQDWASMLLRMYTRWAEKKGFKVETLDYLPGEEAGIKSVTLLIKGHNAYGYLKAEKGVHRLVRISPFDASGRRHTSFVSCEVMPEFNEEIEIEVRAEDIKVDTYRSSGAGGQHVNTTDSAVRITHIPTGIVVTCQSERSQIKNREKAMNMLKAKLYQKKIEEQEKELAELRGEQKEIGWGNQIRSYVFHPYSLVKDHRTNTEVGNVQAVMDGEIDIFIDAYLRSRLK, from the exons ATGGAACTGTTCGAAATTAAGAACGAACTTGAGAAAACAGCTAAGCGATTAGCGGATTTTAGGGGGTCTCTT GACCTCGATACGAAAGAAGCTCGAATAGCTGAACTCGAGCAAATCATGGTCGCTCCGGACTTTTGGAACGATCAACAAAAAGCGCAATCCATTATTAGTGAAGCGAATGGATTAAAAGATTTAGTGAACGAATACAAAGACTTATCAGAAACACAAGAAAACTTAGAGCTCACGTACGAATTAGTAAAAGAAGAAAGCGATGAAGAGTTAAAAGCGGAGCTCGAAAGCGAATTAAAAGAATTAATCAAACGTTTGAATAAATTTGAGCTACAGCTTTTATTAAGCGAACCGTATGATAAAAATAACGCGATTTTAGAGCTTCATCCAGGTGCGGGTGGTACGGAGTCACAAGACTGGGCCTCCATGCTGCTTCGGATGTATACGCGTTGGGCGGAGAAAAAAGGATTCAAAGTCGAAACGCTCGATTATTTACCTGGTGAGGAAGCGGGTATTAAAAGCGTGACGCTTTTAATTAAAGGTCACAATGCGTACGGATATTTGAAAGCAGAAAAAGGGGTACACCGCCTCGTACGCATTTCACCGTTTGACGCTTCAGGCCGTCGCCATACATCTTTCGTATCTTGCGAAGTTATGCCAGAGTTCAACGAAGAGATCGAAATCGAAGTTCGCGCGGAAGATATTAAAGTCGATACGTATCGTTCTTCTGGTGCCGGTGGTCAGCACGTCAACACGACGGACTCTGCTGTTCGAATTACCCACATTCCAACGGGTATTGTCGTGACCTGTCAGTCCGAACGTTCGCAAATTAAAAACCGCGAAAAAGCGATGAATATGCTAAAAGCGAAACTTTACCAAAAGAAAATTGAAGAGCAAGAAAAAGAACTGGCTGAACTTCGCGGTGAACAAAAAGAGATCGGTTGGGGTAACCAAATCCGTTCGTACGTCTTCCATCCATATTCTCTAGTAAAAGACCATCGTACGAATACGGAAGTCGGAAACGTTCAAGCCGTGATGGACGGTGAAATCGACATCTTTATTGATGCTTATTTACGTTCTCGCTTAAAGTAA
- a CDS encoding YitT family protein, which translates to MNRRREPITLSPKMEKLIEYIYVLIGSAIVAIAFNVFLLPNRVASGGVSGISTILDALFGWEPAFVQWSLNIPLFIAGLLILGLQFGVKTLVGTLFLPFVVFLTNDWEPWTTNQLLGALFGGIGVGLGLGITFRGKASTGGTDLAAQIITKFTGLSLGTSVAIIDGLIVLSAAIVFDIEGGLYALIGLYVTSKTIDFVQVGFGRSKMAMIITNKEKEVRQEILHKIDRGVTKLSAYGGYTDHERPVLLCVVDQTEFTKLKQVVKNIDSTAFVVVMDASEVLGEGFKRA; encoded by the coding sequence ATGAATCGTAGAAGGGAACCAATCACATTATCACCGAAGATGGAAAAATTGATTGAATACATATACGTCCTTATTGGTTCAGCTATTGTAGCCATTGCGTTTAACGTCTTTTTACTTCCTAACCGCGTGGCTTCCGGTGGAGTAAGTGGAATTAGTACGATTTTAGATGCGTTATTTGGATGGGAGCCAGCTTTCGTCCAATGGTCGCTCAATATTCCGTTGTTTATTGCAGGCCTGCTTATTTTAGGTTTGCAGTTTGGAGTAAAAACACTTGTAGGGACGCTCTTTTTACCGTTTGTCGTCTTTTTAACGAACGATTGGGAACCGTGGACAACAAATCAGCTGCTTGGTGCTTTGTTTGGGGGCATCGGTGTTGGCCTTGGCTTAGGCATAACGTTTCGTGGAAAAGCATCCACTGGAGGAACGGATTTAGCGGCCCAAATTATTACAAAATTTACAGGGCTCTCTTTAGGAACATCGGTGGCGATTATTGATGGATTAATTGTCCTTTCAGCAGCTATCGTCTTTGATATCGAAGGTGGGTTATACGCACTAATAGGTTTATACGTGACAAGTAAAACGATTGATTTTGTTCAAGTCGGTTTCGGGCGATCCAAAATGGCGATGATTATTACGAATAAAGAAAAGGAAGTTCGCCAAGAAATTTTGCATAAAATTGACCGAGGTGTGACAAAACTATCAGCATACGGCGGATATACGGACCATGAACGCCCAGTATTACTCTGTGTGGTCGATCAAACAGAATTCACAAAATTGAAACAAGTGGTGAAAAACATTGACTCGACTGCATTTGTTGTAGTTATGGACGCTTCCGAGGTTCTTGGCGAGGGTTTCAAGCGGGCGTAG
- the galU gene encoding UTP--glucose-1-phosphate uridylyltransferase GalU, whose translation MIRKAIIPAAGLGTRFLPATKALPKEMLPIVDKPTIQYIVEEAVASGIEDIIVISGRSKRSIEDHFDKSYELEETLFKKNKQMLLKEVQKISNLANIHYIRQKEPKGLGDAIYCAKSFVGNEPFAVLLGDDIVKSSKPCLKQLIEVFNHYHSSIVGVQQVEEDEVSKYGIIKPKGNEIEENLINIETLVEKPKKEEAPSRFAIMGRYILRPEIFDILKDLPPDSSGEIQLTDAIKIMNQSQAVLAYHFHGRRYDIGDKVGFIRATIDFALQRPDLQEDILKYLKEVIVQKEASS comes from the coding sequence ATGATTCGAAAAGCTATCATACCGGCAGCAGGGCTGGGTACAAGGTTTCTTCCTGCAACAAAGGCATTACCAAAAGAAATGCTTCCAATTGTAGATAAGCCAACCATTCAATATATTGTCGAAGAGGCAGTTGCCTCTGGGATTGAAGACATTATTGTGATAAGTGGCCGCAGTAAGCGTTCGATTGAAGATCACTTTGATAAATCGTATGAGTTAGAAGAAACTCTTTTTAAGAAAAACAAACAAATGTTACTAAAAGAAGTACAAAAGATTTCAAATCTGGCTAATATTCATTATATCCGTCAAAAAGAACCGAAAGGCCTTGGGGATGCAATTTATTGTGCGAAAAGTTTCGTAGGCAATGAGCCATTTGCTGTATTGCTTGGCGATGATATCGTCAAGTCTTCGAAGCCTTGTTTAAAACAATTAATTGAAGTATTTAATCATTATCATTCATCAATAGTAGGCGTTCAGCAGGTTGAAGAGGATGAAGTTTCGAAATATGGAATTATAAAACCAAAAGGCAATGAGATAGAAGAAAATCTCATCAATATTGAGACGTTAGTGGAAAAACCCAAAAAAGAAGAGGCTCCTTCTCGCTTTGCCATTATGGGACGCTATATTTTACGACCTGAGATTTTTGATATTTTGAAAGATTTACCCCCAGATTCCAGCGGAGAAATTCAATTAACAGATGCAATTAAAATAATGAATCAGTCTCAAGCAGTTTTAGCCTATCATTTTCACGGCAGGCGCTATGATATCGGGGATAAGGTCGGCTTTATTCGTGCAACTATTGATTTTGCTTTGCAGCGCCCAGACTTACAAGAAGATATTTTAAAGTATTTAAAAGAAGTGATTGTCCAAAAAGAAGCAAGCAGTTAG
- a CDS encoding ABC transporter permease has protein sequence MKIRTFKRHFRESFKSLGRNAWMTFASISAVTVTLLLVGVFFVLMMNMNKIASDIEKDVEIRVHIDLTATEEDQAKLRNQIEQIPKVKSVTYSSKEDELNNLIKNLGEDGEIFRLFEQENPLYDVFIVKTKNPTDTPVVAKQIETFDFVDSARYGEGKIERLFSALKIGRNVGLGLIIGLLFTAMFLISNTIKITIFARRKEIEIMKLVGATNWFIRWPFFLEGLWLGILGSIIPIVVVTTAYHYVYDYLSPRLENHFIQILEFSPFVFQLAGLLIAMGALIGAWGSMMSIRKFLKI, from the coding sequence ATGAAAATTAGAACGTTTAAGCGCCATTTTCGAGAGAGCTTTAAAAGCTTAGGACGAAACGCTTGGATGACGTTCGCATCCATCAGTGCCGTAACCGTGACGCTTTTACTTGTTGGTGTGTTTTTCGTCCTAATGATGAATATGAATAAAATCGCTTCCGATATTGAAAAAGATGTTGAAATTCGTGTACACATTGATTTAACCGCAACGGAAGAAGACCAAGCCAAGCTACGAAATCAAATAGAACAAATTCCAAAAGTGAAATCGGTGACCTACTCGTCAAAAGAAGACGAGTTAAATAACTTAATTAAAAACCTTGGGGAAGACGGAGAAATTTTCCGTTTATTTGAACAAGAAAACCCTCTTTACGATGTATTTATCGTTAAAACGAAAAATCCGACTGATACACCAGTTGTGGCCAAGCAAATAGAGACGTTCGATTTTGTCGATTCAGCACGATATGGCGAAGGAAAAATTGAACGCCTTTTTAGCGCATTAAAAATCGGCCGTAACGTTGGCTTAGGGTTAATTATCGGACTCTTATTTACTGCCATGTTCTTAATTTCTAATACCATTAAAATTACGATTTTTGCGCGTCGTAAAGAGATTGAAATTATGAAACTGGTAGGGGCAACGAACTGGTTTATTCGTTGGCCATTTTTCCTTGAAGGTCTTTGGTTGGGAATATTAGGGTCCATTATCCCAATCGTGGTCGTTACAACGGCGTACCATTACGTCTATGACTATTTATCACCACGACTCGAAAATCACTTTATTCAAATATTAGAATTCTCTCCATTTGTGTTCCAACTTGCTGGTTTACTGATCGCAATGGGGGCTTTAATCGGTGCATGGGGCAGTATGATGTCCATTCGTAAATTCTTGAAAATATAG
- a CDS encoding UDP-glucose/GDP-mannose dehydrogenase family protein translates to MNIAVIGAGYVGTTTGVAFANYGHKVFVIEQDQEKLKKLRKSILPFYEEGMEELLKKLIANGNLLFSHHLEEIIDQCEILFITVGTPSLPNGEAELSYVEEAARQIGRWMNEYKGIVIKSTVPIGTGEKINKIIKAELKKRNVEISFDLISNPEFLREGKALHDALYPERIVIGCETEKAQKLMKELYKEFNSPIVFTTIKDAEMIKYASNAFLATKISFINELARLCDKIGVNVIQVAKGMGLDSRIGPQFLQAGIGYGGSCFPKDIKALLALATAEKTPLQILQAVSDVNQTQTQWFMEKVKKALSTLTEKRIAVLGLTFKPQTDDIREASSLKIIHYLLQNNAYITAYDPQGTEHVKKIYPTISYAKTPIEALKEADAVLIVTEWKEIIEIDWQKAKNILSQPFIFDGRNCLNSSAMHKLGYHYEGVGIPSFDEST, encoded by the coding sequence ATGAATATAGCAGTAATCGGGGCAGGCTATGTAGGAACCACCACCGGTGTAGCTTTTGCTAACTATGGACACAAAGTATTCGTTATCGAGCAGGACCAGGAAAAATTAAAAAAGTTAAGAAAGTCAATTCTCCCTTTCTATGAAGAGGGGATGGAGGAGTTATTAAAAAAACTTATTGCCAACGGAAATCTTTTGTTTTCCCATCATTTAGAGGAAATTATCGATCAATGCGAAATTTTATTTATTACAGTTGGTACTCCTTCCTTACCGAACGGAGAAGCAGAATTATCCTATGTGGAAGAGGCGGCAAGACAGATTGGAAGATGGATGAACGAATATAAAGGAATCGTCATCAAGAGTACTGTTCCAATAGGCACGGGTGAAAAAATAAATAAGATTATAAAAGCTGAACTAAAAAAAAGAAACGTGGAGATTTCTTTCGATCTCATTTCGAACCCAGAATTTTTACGAGAAGGAAAGGCATTACACGATGCTCTGTATCCTGAACGAATTGTAATCGGCTGTGAAACAGAGAAAGCCCAAAAGTTGATGAAAGAGTTGTATAAAGAGTTCAACTCACCAATTGTGTTTACAACAATCAAAGATGCTGAAATGATTAAGTACGCATCAAACGCATTTTTAGCTACGAAAATTTCGTTCATTAATGAGCTAGCCCGACTTTGCGATAAGATTGGGGTAAATGTTATTCAAGTAGCAAAAGGTATGGGGTTGGATAGTAGGATTGGTCCTCAATTTCTTCAGGCAGGAATTGGGTATGGAGGATCATGCTTTCCTAAAGATATAAAAGCATTGCTAGCATTGGCTACTGCAGAGAAAACCCCCTTGCAAATCCTTCAAGCAGTATCGGATGTGAACCAAACACAAACACAATGGTTTATGGAAAAAGTGAAGAAAGCATTGAGCACTCTAACCGAAAAGCGTATTGCGGTACTAGGACTTACGTTCAAACCACAAACTGACGATATAAGAGAAGCATCCTCACTAAAAATCATTCATTACCTCCTTCAAAATAATGCTTATATTACTGCATACGATCCACAAGGAACAGAACATGTTAAAAAGATTTATCCTACCATTAGCTATGCCAAAACCCCAATTGAAGCATTAAAAGAAGCAGACGCTGTATTAATTGTAACGGAGTGGAAAGAAATCATTGAAATCGACTGGCAAAAGGCAAAAAACATATTATCTCAACCATTTATATTCGATGGCAGAAATTGTCTAAATTCATCTGCTATGCATAAATTAGGTTACCATTATGAGGGAGTTGGTATTCCAAGCTTTGATGAAAGTACTTAA